In the genome of Capra hircus breed San Clemente chromosome 5, ASM170441v1, whole genome shotgun sequence, one region contains:
- the CAPZA3 gene encoding F-actin-capping protein subunit alpha-3: MSRSTLSRKEKEKVIRRLLIQAPPGEFVNAFDDLCLLIRDEKLMHHQGECAGHQHCQKYSVPLSIDGNAVLLSHHNVVGDYRFFDYQSKLSFKFDLLQNQLKDIQSHGIIRNETEYLRAVVLCALKLYVNDHYPKGNCNVLRKTVKNKEFLIACIEDHSYETTDYWNGLWKSKWIFQVNPFLTQVTGRIFVQAHYFRCVNLHVEISKDLKESLEVVNQAQLALSFARLVEEQENKFQAAVLEELQELSNEALRRILRRDLPVTRTHIDWQRILSDLNLVMYPKLGYVIYSRSVLCNWII; the protein is encoded by the coding sequence ATGTCACGTAGCACTCTGagtaggaaagagaaagaaaaagtaattcgCAGACTACTGATACAGGCTCCTCCAGGAGAATTTGTAAATGCCTTTGATGATCTCTGTCTGCTTATCCGTGATGAAAAACTCATGCACCATCAAGGGGAGTGTGCGGGCCACCAACACTGCCAAAAATATTCTGTCCCACTCAGCATCGATGGGAATGCTGTCCTCCTGTCTCACCACAATGTCGTGGGCGACTACAGGTTTTTCGACTACCAGAGCAAACTTTCTTTCAAATTTGATCTGCTTCAAAACCAGTTAAAGGACATCCAGAGTCATGGAATCATTCGGAATGAGACGGAGTACCTGAGGGCTGTAGTTCTGTGCGCCTTGAAGTTGTATGTGAACGACCACTACCCAAAGGGAAACTGCAACGTGCTgagaaaaacagtgaaaaataaggagttcttgatcgcCTGCATCGAAGACCACAGCTATGAAACAACAGACTACTGGAATGGGCTTTGGAAATCAAAATGGATTTTCCAAGTCAATCCATTTCTAACCCAGGTAACAGGGAGAATTTTTGTGCAAGCTCACTACTTCAGGTGTGTCAACCTACATGTCGAAATCTCGAAGGACCTGAAAGAAAGCTTGGAGGTAGTGAACCAAGCTCAGTTGGCCCTAAGTTTCGCAAGGCTTGTGGAAGAGCAAGAGAATAAATTTCAAGCTGCAGTGTTGGAAGAACTACAGGAGTTATCGAATGAAGCTCTGAGAAGAATTCTACGAAGAGATCTTCCAGTGACCCGTACTCATATTGACTGGCAGAGGATACTCTCTGACTTGAATCTGGTGATGTATCCTAAATTAGGGTATGTCATTTATTCAAGGAGTGTGCTATGCAACTGGATAATATAA